A stretch of Lathyrus oleraceus cultivar Zhongwan6 chromosome 6, CAAS_Psat_ZW6_1.0, whole genome shotgun sequence DNA encodes these proteins:
- the LOC127092268 gene encoding myb-related protein 308 codes for MGRAPCCEKVGLKRGRWTSEEDEILSKYIQANGEGSWRSLPKNAGLLRCGKSCRLRWINYLRTDLKRGNISAEEEDTIVKLHTTYGNRWSMIASHLPGRTDNEIKNYWNSHLSRKMYCFSKISTTTETKTIDLPPPKRKCGRTSRWAMKKNKFYKKQTITNSSTISQPDIKEKLVHDVEVKTTHEQEKEKTTSTYELCDDILGLSELLDDINEVSGALCMENCLLDTCGSATNLSEERETMEENGRAMNDDGDVCINYKQASCEEPESSVNYQGSNNGESGEWNWESVMKFNIEEEEDSCREHKENLLNWLCEDDDWEGDSKMLGEIDSQKQNDLIAWFLS; via the exons ATGGGAAGAGCTCCTTGTTGTGAGAAAGTTGGGTTGAAAAGAGGAAGATGGACTAGTGAAGAAGATGAGATCTTGTCCAAATATATTCAGGCCAATGGAGAAGGGTCTTGGAGGTCATTGCCCAAAAATGCAG GATTATTAAGATGTGGAAAGAGTTGCAGACTAAGATGGATTAACTATTTGAGAACTGATCTTAAAAGAGGAAACATTTCTGCTGAAGAAGAGGATACTATAGTAAAACTGCACACTACTTATGGCAACAG GTGGTCCATGATTGCCAGCCACTTGCCTGGAAGAACCGACAACGAAATTAAAAACTATTGGAATTCTCATTTGAGCAGAAAAATGTACTGTTTCTCCAAAATATCCACAACTACTGAGACAAAGACGATTGATCTTCCTCCTCCAAAACGCAAATGTGGTAGAACAAGTCGTTGGGCCATGAAGAAAAACAAGTTCTACAAAAAACAAACCATCACTAATAGTAGTACTATTAGTCAACCTGATATTAAGGAAAAATTAGTTCATGACGTGGAAGTTAAAACAACACATGAACAAGAGAAAGAAAAAACAACATCAACGTATGAGTTATGTGACGACATCTTAGGACTGAGTGAATTATTAGACGACATTAATGAAGTCAGTGGGGCGTTGTGTATGGAAAATTGCTTGCTGGATACATGTGGGTCTGCTACAAATTTAAGTGAAGAGAGAGAAACAATGGAGGAAAATGGAAGAGCAATGAATGATGATGGTGATGTGTGTATTAATTATAAACAGGCTTCATGTGAGGAACCTGAGAGTAGTGTGAATTACCAAGGTTCCAATAATGGGGAAAGTGGTGAATGGAATTGGGAGAGTGTGATGAAGTTTAATATTGAGGAGGAGGAGGATAGTTGCAGGGAGCATAAAGAGAATCTTTTGAATTGGTTGTGTGAAGATGATGATTGGGAAGGTGATAGTAAGATGTTGGGAGAGATAGATTCTCAGAAACAAAATGATTTGATTGCTTGGTTTCTTTCTTAA